Proteins encoded by one window of Ursus arctos isolate Adak ecotype North America unplaced genomic scaffold, UrsArc2.0 scaffold_22, whole genome shotgun sequence:
- the LOC113259764 gene encoding olfactory receptor 8B3-like produces MAPTNSSFVTEFILLGLTDLPDLQLPLFCLFLVMYMVTVLGNLCFITLIGLNSHLHTPMYYCLFNLSFIDLCYSSVFTPKMLINFTSKKNIISYRGCMTQLYFFCFFVVSECYVLTSMAYDRYVAICNPLLYNVVMSPKVCFSLMLGSYLKAFLDATAHTGCMLRLTFCDANIINHYLCDILPLLQLSCTSTYVNELLVLIVVGINVIVPSVTILVTYGFILSSILRISSTEGRSKAFSTCSSHIIAVFLFFGSGAFMYLKPSSNGSMDEGKVSSVFYTNAVPMMNPFIYSLRNKDIKLAVRKTLSRRVF; encoded by the coding sequence ATGGCTCCTACAAACTCCTCTTTTGTGACTGAATTCATTCTTTTGGGGCTAACAGACCTACCAGATCTACAGCTCCCCCTGTTCTGCCTCTTTCTAGTCATGTATATGGTCACTGTGTTGGGAAATTTGTGCTTCATAACTCTAATTGGGCTGAATTCACACCTCCATACCCCCATGTACTATTGCCTCTTCAATTTGTCCTTCATAGACCTCTGTTATTCTTCTGTGTTTACACCCAAAATGCTGATTAACTTCACATCAAAGAAGAATATTATCTCCTACAGGGGATGCATGACCCAGctgtactttttctgtttttttgttgtttctgaatGTTATGTACTGACATCAATGGCCTATGATCGCTATGTAGCCATCTGTAACCCACTTTTGTATAATGTTGTCATGTCCCCTAAAGTGTGTTTCAGCCTTATGCTTGGTTCATACTTGAAGGCATTTTTGGATGCCACAGCTCACACAGGATGCATGCTGAGACTGACCTTCTGTGATGCAAATATCATCAACCATTATTTGTGTGAcatcctccctctgctccagctctCCTGCACAAGCACCTATGTGAACGAGCTGTTGGTTTTGATTGTGGTGGGCATCAATGTGATTGTGCCCAGTGTCACCATCTTGGTCACCTACGGTTTCATCCTCTCCAGCATCCTGCGCATCAGCTCCACTGAGGGCAGGTCCAAAGCCTTCAGCACCTGCAGTTCCCACATAAttgctgtttttttgttctttggatcAGGTGCATTTATGTATCTTAAACCATCTTCTAATGGGTCTATGGATGAAGGAAAAGTCTCCTCTGTCTTTTATACCAATGCGGTTCCCATGATGAACCCTTTCATTTACAGCTtgagaaacaaagacattaaaCTTGCTGTGAGAAAAACTCTGAGTAGGAGAGTGTTTTGA
- the LOC113249651 gene encoding olfactory receptor 8B3-like has translation MASENASSVTEFILAGLTDLPELQLPLFCLFLFMYMVTVLGNLCLITLIRLNSHLHTPMYFFLFNLSFIDLCYSSVFTPKMLINFTSKKNIISYRGCMTQLYFFCFFAISEAYVLTSMAYDRYVAICNPLLYHVVMSPKVCSSLMLGSYLKAFLDAMAHTGCMLRLTFCDANTINHYLCDVFPLLQLSCTSTYVNELVVFIVVGINVIVPSVTIFVSYGFIVSSILRISSTEGRSKVFSTCSSHIVAVSLFFGSVAFMYLKPSSAGSMDDGKISSVFYTNVVPMMNAFIYSLRNRDIKLAVGRTLSRRVF, from the coding sequence ATGGCTTCTGAAAATGCTTCTTCTGTGACTGAATTCATTCTAGCGGGGCTCACAGACCTACCAGAACTCCAGCTTCCCTTGTTCTGCCTGTTTCTATTCATGTATATGGTCACCGTGTTGGGAAATTTGTGCTTGATAACTCTGATCAGGCTAAACTcacacctccacacccccatgtactttttcctcttcaatttgtCCTTCATAGACCTCTGTTATTCTTCTGTGTTTACACCCAAAATGCTGATTAACTTCACATCAAAGAAGAATATTATCTCCTACAGGGGATGCATGACCCagctttactttttctgtttttttgctatttctgAAGCTTATGTGCTGACATCAATGGCCtatgatcgctatgtggccatctgtaacccACTTTTGTATCATGTTGTCATGTCCCCCAAAGTGTGTTCCAGCCTTATGCTTGGTTCATACTTGAAGGCATTTTTGGATGCCATGGCTCACACTGGATGCATGCTGAGACTGACCTTCTGTGATGCAAACACCATCAACCATTATTTGTGTGATGTAttccctctgctccagctctCCTGCACCAGCACTTATGTCAATGAACTGGTGGTTTTCATTGTGGTGGGCATCAATGTGATTGTGCCCAGTGTCACCATCTTTGTCTCCTATGGTTTCATCGTCTCCAGCATCCTGCGCATCAGCTCCACTGAGGGCAGGTCCAAAGTCTTCAGCACCTGCAGCTCCCACATAGttgctgtttctctcttctttggatCAGTTGCATTTATGTATCTTAAACCATCTTCTGCTGGGTCTATGGATGATGGGAAAATCTCCTCTGTCTTTTATACCAATGTGGTTCCCATGATGAACGCTTTCATTTACAGCTTGAGAAACAGAGACATTAAACTTGCTGTGGGAAGAACTCTGAGTAGGCGAGTGTTTTGA